One stretch of Desulfovibrio sp. UCD-KL4C DNA includes these proteins:
- the dsrB gene encoding dissimilatory-type sulfite reductase subunit beta produces MAFVSSGYNPEKPMEGRISDIGPRDFNEFLPPVLKNNFGQWKYHDILEPGILLHVAESGDEVYTVRCGTARLMSITLIREMCDIADAHCDGYLRFTTRNNVEFMVDSKDKCDGLVKDLRSRKFDGGSFKFPIGGTGAGVSNIVHTQGWVHCHTPATDASGTVKVIMDELFEEFTGHNMPAPVRIAVACCLNMCGACHCSDIAVVGIHRKPPLIDHEYLDNLCEIPLAVSACPTGAVRPSKVEVDGKSFKTVAIKEERCMYCGNCYTMCPSLPLSDKEGDGIALMVGGKVSNRISMPKFSKVVVAFIPNEPPRWPTLTKTVRKIVDVYKAEANKYERLGDWAERIGWERFFEKTGIEFTPHLIDDFRDPAYYTWRQSTQFKF; encoded by the coding sequence ATGGCGTTCGTATCTTCTGGCTATAATCCAGAGAAACCGATGGAAGGCAGAATCTCGGACATTGGACCTCGTGACTTTAATGAGTTCCTTCCTCCGGTTCTTAAAAATAACTTCGGACAGTGGAAATACCACGATATCCTTGAGCCAGGTATTCTGCTTCACGTAGCAGAATCCGGCGATGAAGTTTACACAGTTCGTTGTGGTACTGCTCGTCTTATGAGTATTACTCTTATCCGCGAAATGTGTGACATCGCTGATGCTCATTGTGATGGTTACCTGCGCTTCACAACACGTAACAACGTTGAGTTCATGGTTGATTCCAAGGACAAATGTGATGGTCTGGTAAAAGATCTGAGATCACGTAAGTTTGACGGCGGCAGCTTCAAGTTCCCAATCGGTGGAACAGGCGCTGGTGTTTCAAACATCGTTCACACTCAGGGTTGGGTCCATTGTCATACACCTGCAACTGATGCTTCCGGTACTGTTAAAGTTATCATGGATGAGCTCTTCGAAGAGTTCACCGGTCATAACATGCCAGCACCTGTTCGTATCGCTGTTGCTTGTTGTCTTAACATGTGTGGTGCTTGCCATTGTTCAGATATCGCTGTTGTCGGTATCCATCGTAAGCCACCACTCATTGACCACGAATACCTCGACAACCTCTGCGAAATTCCTTTAGCAGTTTCAGCTTGTCCTACCGGCGCTGTTCGTCCTTCCAAGGTCGAAGTTGACGGTAAGTCTTTCAAGACTGTTGCTATTAAAGAAGAGCGCTGCATGTACTGTGGTAACTGCTACACTATGTGCCCTTCACTGCCTCTTTCCGATAAGGAAGGCGACGGTATCGCTCTGATGGTTGGTGGTAAGGTTTCTAACCGTATCAGCATGCCTAAGTTCTCTAAAGTTGTTGTTGCATTTATTCCTAACGAACCTCCTCGTTGGCCTACACTTACTAAAACTGTCCGCAAAATTGTGGATGTTTACAAAGCAGAAGCTAACAAGTACGAACGTCTGGGTGATTGGGCAGAGCGTATTGGTTGGGAACGTTTCTTCGAAAAAACAGGTATTGAGTTTACTCCACACCTTATCGATGATTTCCGTGATCCAGCTTATTATACTTGGCGTCAGTCCACTCAGTTCAAGTTCTAA
- a CDS encoding dissimilatory sulfite reductase D family protein yields the protein MAIELESAKKVILDYLTDKTGAKSKFYFNDFTKLFPDEKGRDVKKVLTALVKEEKIVYWSSGSTTMYGLSGAGKQGGAEGE from the coding sequence ATGGCGATCGAGCTAGAATCTGCAAAAAAAGTAATTCTGGACTATCTTACAGATAAGACTGGAGCGAAAAGCAAATTTTACTTCAATGACTTTACTAAACTTTTCCCTGATGAAAAAGGTCGTGACGTTAAAAAAGTCCTGACTGCTCTCGTTAAAGAAGAAAAGATTGTGTACTGGTCAAGTGGTAGTACTACCATGTACGGTCTCAGTGGCGCTGGTAAACAGGGCGGAGCTGAGGGCGAATAG
- a CDS encoding cobyrinate a,c-diamide synthase has translation MNFPRLVLAGLSGGTGKTIVTLGLCRAFKNLGKNIKPFKKGPDYIDARWLGLASGNFATNLDPFLMSVDKLKALFLEKGDGFDISIVEGNRGLFDGKDVQGSCSTAELARLINAPVILAIDCTKMTRTVAAIVAGCKAFEEGFNLAGVILNRTAGDRHRNILQKSIETYTDVPVLGMLPKLSENPIPERHMGLVSNTEYGPQDESLDILGKMAQDFIDLDRVFEIATKSGVIPENKELLWSEINLVTDKHPVIGVVRDEALWFYYEENFEALAKAGAKIEEVSLVSTDKWPEIDGLYLGGGFPETLAVDLSSNVFIRDHVRALADLGLPIYAECGGFMYLGEDVEYEGKKFPMAGVLPISTCLCAKPQGLGYTSGKIIQENSFFPVGTEIVGHEFHYSLCISRTGGEPVYGLKLDRGKGMADGYDGMVKNNVYAGYNHIHALGAPCWAGNFVKAALKFKEENSQDI, from the coding sequence ATGAATTTTCCTCGACTCGTTCTCGCCGGACTTAGCGGCGGCACTGGTAAGACCATTGTCACTCTCGGGCTTTGCAGAGCTTTTAAAAATCTTGGTAAGAATATTAAACCCTTTAAAAAGGGACCGGACTATATTGATGCAAGGTGGCTGGGCTTAGCTTCCGGAAATTTTGCAACAAATCTGGATCCTTTTTTAATGTCTGTTGATAAATTAAAAGCCTTATTTCTTGAGAAAGGGGATGGCTTTGATATTTCAATAGTTGAAGGGAACAGAGGTCTTTTTGACGGTAAGGACGTGCAGGGGTCATGCTCAACTGCTGAACTTGCCAGATTGATCAATGCTCCTGTTATTTTAGCCATAGATTGTACTAAAATGACTCGTACTGTTGCCGCTATAGTTGCTGGATGCAAAGCTTTTGAAGAAGGTTTTAATCTCGCTGGAGTTATTTTAAACCGTACAGCTGGAGACAGGCATCGCAATATTCTACAAAAATCTATTGAAACTTATACAGATGTTCCTGTTCTGGGGATGCTGCCTAAGTTAAGCGAAAATCCGATTCCAGAGCGTCATATGGGGCTGGTTTCTAACACAGAATATGGTCCGCAGGATGAATCCTTGGATATTCTTGGGAAAATGGCTCAGGACTTTATTGACCTTGATAGAGTTTTTGAAATTGCTACAAAGTCAGGTGTAATCCCTGAAAATAAAGAGTTGCTCTGGTCAGAAATAAATCTTGTAACTGACAAGCATCCTGTAATAGGCGTTGTTCGGGACGAAGCTTTATGGTTTTACTATGAAGAAAATTTTGAAGCATTAGCAAAGGCCGGAGCGAAGATCGAAGAAGTTTCGCTTGTTTCAACAGATAAATGGCCCGAAATAGACGGACTTTATCTTGGTGGAGGATTTCCAGAAACTTTAGCCGTTGATCTATCTTCAAATGTTTTTATACGTGATCATGTTCGAGCTCTTGCTGATTTAGGTCTTCCTATCTACGCAGAATGCGGAGGCTTTATGTACCTTGGCGAAGACGTAGAGTATGAAGGTAAGAAGTTTCCTATGGCTGGAGTCCTTCCTATATCGACATGCTTGTGCGCCAAGCCTCAAGGGTTAGGGTATACTTCAGGTAAAATTATTCAGGAAAATTCTTTTTTTCCGGTCGGAACTGAAATTGTCGGTCACGAATTTCATTATTCATTATGCATCAGTCGGACAGGTGGTGAACCTGTTTACGGACTCAAGCTGGATCGCGGTAAAGGTATGGCTGACGGCTATGACGGCATGGTTAAAAATAATGTTTATGCTGGATATAACCAT